Genomic DNA from Dermacentor variabilis isolate Ectoservices chromosome 6, ASM5094787v1, whole genome shotgun sequence:
CTACCATCATCATTGCCCCATCAAAGGCCCCATTCGCACATATAAAGTGTAGCCCAAGCTTTATTCAAACGTGCTTTGCCCTTAataggacactaaagagaaaaattacgcGAGCTGTATTAGTAAAGTACCCTTCTACAGCAACAAAAAAGCCACTCTTGCCATTGAAAgaagcttggtaagccagaaaatacATGAGAACAAAAGACAGCTGGCGATGCCACCTTTAtgttcccgcaccagcttgccatcACATTATTGATTTTAATGGTGTCTGCTCAGGCTTACTTAAAATTTTAATGGTAAAGATGGATGAAATTTAGTAATAAAGGAGCGAACAATGGCACTTAACAAGTTTCAGCAACATTAACTAAGCCACAATggcccaaatacaaaaaaaaatatatatatacttttaaatgaatgacATCACACTGATGTACTGCTGCTGGAGTTTCGGCACAAtattaaaagaaaggaaacttTAGATCAGGAGTGTGACCTTAATTTTCTCTTCTGATACTCAATCTATtattgtgaaattaaaaaaatattgagtCTCGAAAGGATACTTTGTCAGTTTACAAACTGACAGTGTGTGTCTCAGATCACTACAAAGGTGGTGCAATACAACAGCTAAGGTTCACTGCAACCATAAAGAACCTTCAAAGGCAACAATAGAGCCATGTCATTGCTGCTAGACCCACTTAGCATTGTAATACAGTTTTAAATCCATGTTACACGACTTTCGTAGCACCTCCAAAGCGTACATAAACGGCCTATTGAGTGTGCCATATTACAGCATCAGGATCTCTGAGCGCACTGCCATCCAAATTATTTAATTCTAAAATAGTGACACTATCTTTTCAAAACTTCCTGATGTATACATACAGTGGCGTCTTCATCTGTTACAGTATCATTTGCTGTGTTTTCTGAAATGCCCATGCACAGACAGCAAATACTTCCCGAGTCAGCATGGTGCACAAAATCCTGTACATTGCCAAGCACAAATGTTGCGCGATAGCCCAGTGGCCAGTGCACGTCACACCCAGCTGCACATTGCCGCAAGGGTACGAGCCCCGGTGGCAGTGGTGGGTGTGGGCAAAGCCGAGGACAAGGAGATGGCTTGACGATGACACAACGATGGCGGTGTAATGGCAAGGACCGACAGGCACAGCAAACCCACTTCTTAGCTTTGAACTGCTGCCATAGTATAACACCTGCCAAAGCTGGACCCAAGTAGTTTAACTCTGTTCGGTTGACAGCATGTTGCGTCTGCCTAAATTTTCTTACCAGCCTTTCGcctgtttttcttccttttacgTTATTGCACCTGAGGCTGCATTCTCAATCAAACTCTGGCAGTACCACTTTCGATGTACTGCCATCAGCAAAAATGAAAACATGAACAGGAAATGACAGATTAGGATGCCTGTTCCGCATAATTAAATGGAAGTGCAACTTCACACAGCTTTGCGACTGTGCCAATTGTTCATTTTTTACATAATATTgtgttataaatgcaacaatgtgCAATGATTACGAATGGGGACAGAGATTAAGTGTCTTGGTGTGTTCTGAAAAATATGAGTGCTTGAAAATTTAGAAAGTTAAAGCATAATTAAACAAGGTCACAAGCATGTTTaaagccacaagcatgaagattCTCATGATAGCTGAACAATTCCAGCACCCAAGTTCCCACTAGTAAATTTTGTAAGAAACTCTGTGCCTTCTGACCTACTACAAGGTGACTGGATGGGGCAAAGAATGCCATCACAATGATTACACTGTGCCGGCAGCGTGCTCATAAAACTGCAGATAAAAGTAGCTGTTCGTCACACATAAGAGTTGTGTACCGTTTGGGATCACAAGAGGATTCGACCATTGAATGTATTACCTAAAGCTTCTGTGTTCACTTGCTTCTATTCAGGAGCAGAGTCGTCACAGCGCTCACGTTGAGCTCTGAAAATATCCTTataagagcaaaagaaagctaaAAGATGCAATAGCTTTTTATATAAATATGTTCTGGTTACCAACTTGTAGGTTAGGAACTTCAAAAACCCCTTTTTTGTTCCAATACCGAAGTAAGGAGCTGTAGATACTGTACGTGGTGGAAGTAATCACATCCTCATATTTCTTGTCGTAAAAGAAAGTTATCTTTGTCTAAACACAAATCTATAACAAGAAATATGTAAGGCACTTCCATACAATTCTGCATGCATCCGACTTTATATCCGGaatgaatattttatgtaatcaGTTTTGAGTTAACTTTGAAAAATATTGAGGGCTATGTGCGTTATAATGTTGAAGAGGTCTCACTAGGATGCTGCCAGCAGTAACACTGGAATATAGAGCATTTGCATATAGATACTTATATTCATTTTTATACTTGAAAGTTTAGCAAAAGCCAATGTACCAATTTGCTCAGAATACAGGCATCACATTTTGTTTGTGCCCTCCTACCAAACATTGTGCAACACGCTGTAGTGCAATAAGATTAGTTACAGAAATTTAACCATGCCCAACCTACCAATGAAATGCTGCACTGTACATTGGTAAAGTCAACCACATTTTTAATTTTCACCATTTCTTCCTTTCGAAAGATGTCTGCACTTCGTTGCAGATATGTGAAGTTGATGTTCTACATGAAGTTCACGCTTATTGAGGTTTTCATTCTCACTATTAGCTAGATTTTATCCGTCATGGCATGAAAGATTGCCTACATATGAAAATTAAATTGTAAACTGACATGTAGCGGTCCAAGAAGATGAGAAATTACAtgtgttaaaggggccctgaaccaccgcTCAGGCTTGgcgaaataacatagtccgcaggaggcatatgctgctgtgaacatcttagccaagttttgctgtcatacCAAGTTTTCCGTGGCGCTGCgatcacctttctctcaaacgctctctcttcaaacagaagcctgctcctcactcacTTCTGGACGCTTTATCTCGTAATAAAGAGGATTCccatatgcggctgctattggtagctacGGTTGGCTACTCAGCGTAGATAccacggccgccgcggggtgctgCTATGAGTCCACTGGTTAACTATTTCAGCGGATCTCGTTGCACAACTATTTCATGCAGCGAGATTTTGACACTGGGCCACGTTCATCCTACACAGCTCTTGATCCACATAATGTAAATACGCTCTTTTTAGAAGCAACAGCAGAACGTGAAGTTTGAGCTGTTTTCTTGGGCTTTAAAAAACAGCCGTAGTTGTGATGCTGATGGGCTGCAAGTAAGGCCAGTCAAATATGTAATAGATaaaattgctcctgtgctgacatatatatatatacaacttaTGTATTTCAACGCGTTTTCTCCATCCAAAATTGCCAGTGGCTCGTGTAGTGGCTTTatataagaaaggagacaaaaaaggCGTCTCGAATTATAGATCAGTGCTGGTACTGCCTATATTTTCTAAAAGTTCCAAGAGAATGATCTATAATCAACTATATCCTttctgtaacaagcatgtgatgacGAAATGCCAGTACGGATTTATAAAAAATTGATCAAGAGAACTAGCCCTTCTCgaccagaaagaatatatattggAGAAACTTGAACAAAAACAATTTGTTCTTGGTGTTTTTGTTGATTTTACACGAGCTTTTGATGACATAAATcataaaattttatttgaaaaaTTAAGTCAATATGGCATTCGTGGGCTTCCCTCGATGCTACTGAAAAGTTATCTTTCGGAAAGGTGTCAGTTTGTGTCGATGAATGGAATAGTATCCGACAGAAAGCATATAATCTCAGGAGTACCgcaggaaatccgaagatgaccgcagacagttggctgagcaaggtaaatttaagtcctcaagcgcccgcgatgcaatccgtgaagtccccgcaaggatggcggcgagcgcccatcgcctcttttagtcgtctgctagccagagaacttccagagagcagccagaccaaaatcgtcctgggaggttctggcagcccgtgagtagccagaaccgtccagcgcgagcaaaacgaatgCCTGGCAGAAATGCGTAGCGCaatgggcggagcaacccgagaaaaacgaagacgtgctggctggctctggcagcctgcgagtagccagaagtggaaaatcgaagaagcccattaTCACGATGTCATGGCACGGAGCTAAATGTGTAATTGTGTAGCAGTAAGATTAGGTATGACACTGGTCATAAAAAATCTGGAAACAAGCTGTCTGGCAAAACATGCAGATCCCATGCAAAAGTAGTGTAAGTGAAGCTTCGGCGACCTGGCAAGACAAAACGGTACATCACAACAAGAGATGTGCAATGGATTTAGGCAGTGAACACATCCCACAATTGTACTCAGCCATGGCTGCGCAAATGCGAGACACTGCCACTACTGACCATGGAGTCTAAATCTTCAAACatcacaaagaaagcttcattaAGCATGGCCTTCCAACTGCAGCCAGTTTTGTCCAACTGAAACTGTAGAATCAGTGTTCACCAAATATGTTTGCAAATTACTTTAGGTGTGGTTACATGAACTTCTATCTTCATTGTCACCTAAGTGTGCGCTCTCAATTTTATAAGTAAACTGTTTTTATGCGACACAACTCACACACCAAATCTCAAAGTGCTGGCTTGTAAAAGGGAAGCTCGAAAATATGCAATTCCTTCTATGTATACGTGGTGACCTAAAGGAcagagcatcaggctgctgtgcttcaGGATCTGGGTTTGAAGCCCACGATCGGACATGCAATATTTCTTATTGAGCAACAGCTTCTACATGCAGAGACAGATAAAATGGGAAATTCCGGGAAGGTGGGTAAAGAACGCTTCGCTTTAATATTAAACAAGAACTCTGCACACATTTATACTAGCtgtgctgtgtgtggtaacccCTGCAATTGTAGGAAACACAGCAAGCCAATGATGTCACAAAGACCAGTTTGGAAAAAGAAGCATTGCAAAATAATGTACGGTGCTCCAATGCTTGCTAACGAATTTTCTAGGGTTCAAATGTTCATCTAAAAAGGATAAGACAAGTACAAGATGTCATACAAGTACTCCCAATACACTTTACGCCTCAACATGTGTCATGGTTAaaaataaggtgctgacaaatcATGAAACATCGGCAACCAAAATCCTTACTTTCGGTGGCCCTGCATTTGCTAGTGAAAGACACATTGTATACATCACCTTGCAACCATGAACTGCTACTAACTCGCGCAGTTAACTATTGTGCTCAGTATGCATGACGAagcttcgcctttcttttcattattatttaCAAATGCTGGCTGTCCAAATCAGGACCAAGTCACGAGCAGGATTACACAATAGGATTAACGACTGCGCCAAATATGGCACTGCTTTCCTGTACTAATGGAATACGAATCATATTGCATCATATGAGCTGAATAGAACGACTAAATGTTCCAGACATGTCAGTGGTGGGCTACGGGTTTATTTCGACCACTTTGGTTTCGTTGAAGCCCACCCAAGGCACAGGAAATGAACACTTTGCACATTGCCTCGGCATGCAGCTGGGAATCGAAACTACAATTCCAAGTTCAGTAGCAGACTGCGACACCAGCAGCTCTGCAACATCATGAAGTCGGAATGGCAAGATGAGCTGAAGCTGGGATCCAGTGTTGCACTGCTCTTAGCCTTTGTAGCAAGCAGGTTAAACTATGCTTCCCACGTTTCAATTTAGCCTCTTGCATTACAACGTCTGCACTACAGCCACAGTCAGTATGTTGCAAGGCCAACATGATGAAAATCTATGCCTTCATCTAACCTGCTCATCTCCAGCAATGTGGTAAAAACAAGATCGGGATAATGTAAATATTCTATTTAAACTGTTTTGCTTTGTCAGTGGTGTGAGCGGCACTCTGCCCAACAGTATTGGCCACCATGAACAGTTGACAATAAGGGAGCAGAATTAAAAGAATCGCTGGAATAGCATTTGCCTGAGCTTGTTGGCTGCACATACTAGTACAAATGGTTTCTAGCAGAATATACTTACAAGGACAGGAAGGGACGATGACACGCAGCACACCATTGTCCTTTTCTATCCGTGTCACTACTGTCTGCTGGAAACCATTTGTGCTAAAAGAATCGCACCATTACACCAGCCCACTAGTGCTCCAATGTGGTGCTGCTTGTTACAAGGAAACGAACTGCACTCCAAGAATCTGCTGCAGCTCAACAGTACCCATAATGCACAACCAGTTCACGCCAGTTATCCTTTATGgacaacagacacacacacagtggATTGAGTAGCAAAAACTTTATCACATCTGATTATCTCAAAGTGCACTGAAAAGCCACGCTGCCTACACCAAAATGGCATCTGGCCCCCTTGTCATTTATTTGTTTTCAATTCAGACTGCTCTtccagtttcctttttttttttctttttttcattcttcggGGAAGGATAAGGCTGTACAAGAAGGATGCTGATGTGTAAAAAAGCAGCGGCAAGTCCACAAAGGTGGTCTTCAGCACACATTCACCTTCGGGCTGCCACCACCATGTCTGGTTCTGGGAGAATCCGTTGATATTTAAATTTCCTTCAGATCATCCGGCAGCTCACATTTTGGATGCTTGTTCTGGAAGTGCTGCTTGTAGGTTTTTGGATCCGGCATCTGAGTCTAATGAAAATGGTCAAATGAATATGCGTGTTAAGGCACAGTCAACATTTGAACAGGTGAAACAATGGAACCCCAGCTGAGTACAACTGCCCATTTAGGCTGGATTACTGAATGATTCTCAGATGACTTTTAGTAGTTGTAATAGTTACATATGAAAATGTGGCAATCCTGTCAGACCGTTAGGTTCCAGTGAAATTCTAGTAACCTCACACACTCGAGACACACTAGGCTTTACAATGATAAAACTGTATCGAATTCGCACAACTAAAAGCCGATGAAATGACGTCGCAGTTTATCAATTAATCTAACAAAAGCAAAGAGCTCGTCAACATAGCTTTGCAAGGCCGTTCAGTAGTGATCCTAAGGCTACAGTGAGCAATTTACGTTGAAGCTCTCTGACAACCCTCATGGCGAGATCAGAAATCAACCACTTTGAAGCACTGCCAAATCCGCACAAGGCCGCAACAGTTCCATCGCCATGTGTCAACCGGCGCACACCTTCGCTTTCTGTAGGCACGAGCAGGTAGGAGTCCACTGTTGGCACGATTGTCTAAATTACCTTCTGGTCACTTAAACCCAAATTGTCCTCAAGCGGCAACACAGCAAGCAGGCGCGCTACGGGGTCAAAGAAGCACCGCGTGCGCATCCGAAAGGAGCGTTGCGGAAGCGGTCACTAGCGCCGCGCAACAGGCCGGCGTCGCTCAGTGGCACATCTCGCCGTGACCCGCTAACCCACATGACTCAAAACTAAAAGTCGACGACCTTTTTCTTTGTTACGTACCTTGCACACAGTGCATGTGTGGTTAAGGGCCTTGGCAGCAGCGGCCTTCTGGTCATGATTTTGCTGTTTCTTCAGCTGCTCCTGCTTCTTCTGTGCCTTCTGCTGCGATTGAATTTTCTGCTGCCCGCGTGCCATACTCGCAATACCTACGCCACCCGAGACAATGAGAGAACACAAATTCGCGTCAGAGACAGCGTGGCAGGAAGAGCGGGCAAGTTGCACAAGCACGTCACGGATCGTGAAGACCCGACTTGTATCGCGTTGCCGACTTATTCAAAAGTGCCGAACAACTCACGGCACGCTGTGCAGCCATTTATTTTGCGACAGTAACATCAACGGCACCACAATGAACGCCAGCAAGCATTGAGCAGGCCTAACGCTTACCTTTACGTCACCGACGGCAAAGGAAAAAGGAGTTGACGAAGCCTGCGCGGTTCTTCTTCTTCGGCGCCGCTGCCTTCTCGATGCGTACTATTTTTTGCCCACTGCCGAGTTGCTGACCACAGCCGCAACGCGCGTCTAGGTCGCTTCGCGCGAGAACGTGCGAGACTTGTCTCTGGATGCGGCTTCGTAGCCAGCACATAGCCAGCAGCGAAGCCGTAACACAAGCAGCGTAGTCATAGCAACCGAAAGTACGCGCGGAAAAGTATTTTTGTTACCAGGAAAATCCTGGTGCAGAGTATTTGTCACTCACCACCTAAAGTTTCGTGGACCACCTTGGTGTGGCTGGTGGTTCAAAAGCGAGGAGCAGAACAGATAAACGAGACAGAGTTGGCCTTCGCGCGAGATCCTTCGCCATGGAAGTGGGTAATTGAAGGACAGCAgcgttgaggaaaaaaaaaaggtaatcaaACGCACAAGTGATGAAAAGAAATTGATTATGGGAATGGTCAGCTAGCCTTTAGTGGCAGCCAACATATATAATTCATAGTGACGGGTGATCCAGCGCGAAGTTGTCAAAGCTGGCATCACGCGCTAGGCTGCGACTATGACCACATACgaatagaagtaaaaaaaaatgtatttttgtttctgatcTGAAGTTTGTCTAGCTGTTGGATGAATGATTAAGATGACGGGGAAACGTGCAGCACATCTGCCTGAGGAGCTTGCTATCAACTGGTCAATTGCGTATCACTCCTATAGAGGAGGTTTGTGGAATAGAAGTGAAAAAAAGCGTAAATGGAGATAGCGCAGAAGTAAACAATTCAAACCTCCACATTCGTAATGCACATCGCATTCTTGGTGCTTGTAGAACTATTGTGTAACAAACTTTTAGTAGTTAATCCCAATCATTTCAATGTAGGTGTTCACAcaaacctgccgtggttgctcagtggctatggtgttgggctgctgagcacgaggtcgcgggatcgaatcccggccatggcggccgcatttcgctgtgggtgaaatgcgaaaacacccgtgtacttagatttaggtgcacgttaaagatcccgaggtggtcaaaatttccggagtcacccactacggcgtgcctcataatcagaaagtggttttggcacgtaaaaccccataatttaattttacacACATAAAGGCGCTGGCACAATGCCCAAGTACCCTTTCAGACTCCTGGACCATTGAACCAAACTTTTAGTCAAACCGAAAGGTCAAAATCAATGATGCAGTACAGAGAATATCACATACGTGACTACCAGCACAAATTTACTCTCGGAGTGCATCAAAATAAAAACAGGGCATCAGTGCACTTTTCCAATCAATGACACATGTCTGCGCTGCCTATCACTGATGTCAAATGACTATTTGCCACGTCTAGAAGTCACAAGGCTCTTGTCAGCACAAGGATTGGCTCAGCACGGCCGTATGGTCCACACCACAGCTGACCTTCAGAATATCCGCTGTGAGGCTAACCTGTGAAAGAAAAATACATGCTTTACTATGCAATCACCGAGACAGAAATTATTAGGGAAAAAAACAATTAGAGCAACCATTAGAACACCTTATACTTCGAGTACAGCAAAGTGCTTGCTAGAACATTTGAATACATACCAATTAATAACTATCCAATAGGTAATACAATATAGACAGTGTTTGATCCACAACAAACCTAACCTTAGCCTTTGGTTTCACAACCTGATGGCGTTTATGATCTCCAATATTTCTTGCAGGACACTATGGGTAATAGCCAGTTATGGACTTCAGACTTTCGAACACATTACAATATTGTTCTTGAACAAAAACAGAGAAATGGAAAAATTAACACATTAATTCCAGAGTAAAACATTGTACAAGAAAAGTTTCTGAACTACCTACTTATGCTATAATGTAACATTATGACTTATTTAATTCTTGTAGTGTTTACTGTGCTTATTCCATGTTGTTAAATGTtactgttaaaaaagaaagaaaggggggaggAGCACATCATTAGTTGGGAATAATTATGTGTCGTACAAAATGATTAACACTGCATTTATGGCAACTTTGTAAAGCGCCTTCGTTCCAATATGCCAAATTCAATGTTTGTTGCAAGGAGGGTGGGCCTCCTCAGGTAATGATGAGTTTTTAGCTGCCCCCCCTGAAGTGGCAATGTATGTTGTGTGATGTTGTATATAAAGATGGAATTCAATAAACTCGACTCAAGCACTTGCGTAAGGATTAACTCTTCCATTAAtgctagaaatgtgctcattttcggTGCTTTTACGCTTTCACATTTCATTTCAAGGTGTAGTAGCGACAACATATACTGCGATACAGAAAATTATAGCCTGATCCATAGGTGGAAAGCTTTCACTTTTCTAGGACTTTTTCCAACTTTAATTTTTCTAAAAGCTGAGCCCGACCAGCTTCTGAACCCTCCCGCTCCCCacccccccatatatatatatacagggtgtcccggctaacttggaccaagattttgaaaaaacctatgcattcttcagaacagaaatcgcgtgaatgttgttagcgtttatctaaacttacagtatcATTTCTTAGCGCGCCTTTTTTGAGTAATTAGCCAAGATAAATTagttaactttttaaatatagcttgaaacgttcaggcgtcaataggaaagttgtggagcttcacaaatattgcccaacccaggtacttccaacgagatagacttagcgtggctgTTTTTATttgggaaaaacgaaagcccgcagAATTTAAAAAATACCATGTAATGGCGCACTCTTTGCGCCCAAATGCGcagcgattacagcgctctcatgagtgatttgtaagaacatcgccagcgccgcgtcgctcgcgcctgtcgccgaagaacgcgccgtcatcagtcgtttattccgatatgatgagaagagcaattttttttccagcattcaagtcgatgcggaatagaaaaaaaaatacacacaaaacatgcatcatgCATCTGGAACTtgtgcgagagagagcatcatttgttacaacgtcgcttttcttccaagctgtgccagcggctagatgcatgtgagctcgactgtcaattactgtcgtgccgcgcaaccatttcgaagaatttgtttgcagtgcctaaagcataccgtactcaagcgagcagaaggcgaacatggtcttGGGCTTGGGAGCGGCACAGGGCGACAAGGGGAAAGCTGCCAAGGTAAACCGAAATTGGCGATGTGGGGGAAGACctagcgcgaacacaattatgaggagttaGTTGACGCTGAAGgaaacaggtagcttcaagaagacCCGGCACAGAAAGGGGACATTGTGATTATTCTGTGAACACTGATTCAACAGTAAAGAGAAAGGtgaccacaatttttttttctcttttaaaacTGAAATTATAACAACTCAACAGGATCAGAACCAATAAGCACTTTACTCCCTGTTACAAAATGCTGATTCAGTGGTTATTGCAAAAAAAATGCGGCGACAGACACAACAGAAATTATTTGAGAAAAGGCACTGTGATTACTCTATTCTTTATCTTAATTAAATCAAGGAGCTCAAGAACTTACCCTGAATGGAAAATGTTGATCTGATGAGTGACCCAGGCCAAGGCAGCCATTTCTATTCTTTCCCCAGGTGTACAGCTCTCCTCTGTCTGCAAAAATAGAATTAGCGTCACAACCCAAACCACTATCTCTCCCGGCTATGCTGAAATGAGTAGTGCCTCTGAAGCTGGATTTGAAGGGCAAGGCAATGTAGAGAATTGAGGCTAAAAACTTATCATGTGGCAGCGTCATCACAGAAATGCATGATGAGTGCATGATGAGCACGCTATTCCCTTGTTCCCATTTCTCTTGCAAGTTGACAGAGCAGGCAAGCATCTCAGTGGTGGTTTAGCTATGTAAACATCACATCTAGCAACAAATGCGAAATGGAAGGCAACAACACAGCTTGTGTGTACAGAAATTGAGGCAATGATAGAAACATTTAAAATGCAACTTCTCGCCCTTACTGCACAGTTACGTAACTA
This window encodes:
- the LOC142585726 gene encoding zinc finger protein 706-like, coding for MARGQQKIQSQQKAQKKQEQLKKQQNHDQKAAAAKALNHTCTVCKTQMPDPKTYKQHFQNKHPKCELPDDLKEI